From the Vulpes lagopus strain Blue_001 chromosome 15, ASM1834538v1, whole genome shotgun sequence genome, one window contains:
- the LOC121476079 gene encoding olfactory receptor 1030-like, with the protein MARGNRTTVTEFVLMGFTDRPELQLPLFVVFLAMYLITLVGNLGMILLIKVDWRLHTPMYYFLSHLAFIDICYSSSIGPKMLQNLLVKKKTISFSGCFAQLYFSSALATTECFLLATMAYDRYMAICNPLIYTAIMTQRVCKELVVGVYTYGFLNSVIQTVLTFQLSFCDSNIIHHFYCADPPLLALSCSDTGNKEKQLLIFSAVNLTGSLLTVLISYICILFAIIKIQSSEGKCKAFSTCASHLTVVIIFYGTLFFMYLQQPKAGDSWKYNKVVSVFYSLVIPLLNPLIYTLRNTEVKDTLKKMLQGRGP; encoded by the coding sequence ATGGCAAGAGGCAACCGTACCACAGTGACAGAATTTGTCCTTATGGGATTCACAGACCGCCCAGAGCTTCAGCTTCCCCTCTTTGTGGTGTTCCTGGCAATGTATCTCATCACCTTGGTGGGGAACCTGGGCATGATTCTTCTCATCAAGGTGGATTGGAGGCTCCATACCCCCATGTACTATTTCCTCAGCCACCTAGCATTCATCGATATCTGTTACTCATCTTCCATTGGGCCCAAGATGCTACAAAACTTATTGGTGAAGAAAAAAACCATCTCCTTCTCAGGCTGCTTTGCCCAACTGTACTTCTCCAGTGCTTTGGCCACTACTGAATGCTTCCTCTTGGCCAcgatggcctatgaccgctacaTGGCTATCTGCAACCCGCTGATTTACACAGCCATTATGACTCAGCGGGTCTGCAAGGAGTTGGTGGTAGGGGTCTACACCTACGGCTTCTTAAACTCTGTAATACAAACAGTTCTGACATTCCAGTTGTCTTTCTGTGACTCCAACATCATCCACCACTTCTACTGCGCTGACCCTCCTCTCCTTGCCCTCTCCTGCTCTGACACCGGCAACAAAGAAAAGCAGCTCTTGATCTTCTCTGCAGTGAATCTCACTGGATCCCTCCTGACTGTCCTCATCTCCTACATTTGCATCCTCTTTGCCATTATAAAAATCCAGTCTTCCGAAGGCAAATGTAAAGCCTTTTCCACCTGTGCCTCTCACCTCACTGTGGTCATCATCTTCTATGGAACGTTGTTTTTCATGTATCTACAGCAACCTAAAGCAGGGGATTCGTGGAAGTACAACAAAGTGGTCTCTGTGTTTTATAGTCTTGTAATTCCCCTGCTCAACCCCCTGATCTATACCCTGAGGAACACAGAAGTAAAGGACACCCTGAAAAAGATGCTACAGGGCAGAGGGCCATAG
- the LOC121476080 gene encoding olfactory receptor 10T2-like — protein MGNHTTVSTFLLWGFSSFPDLQALLFVMIFFSHVTILAANVSVMVAIRLSHNLHTPMYFFLCGLSFSETCTTMAIIPRMLVDLLADCKAISLPECATQMFFFFGLAANNCFIMAAMSYDRYIAIHNPLHYPILMTHKICFQLIMASWMAGFLVSLCIVIIVFNLSFCDSNIIQHFFCDISPVVCLACDYTSHQEMAIFVLSAFVLVGSFVFIMMSYVFIVSTVVKMPSAKGRYKAFSTCSSHLTVVCIHYGFAGFVYLRPKDRDSFREDMLMAVTYTVLTPLLNPIVYSLRNKEMQTALRKVLGRTDRFIPQMVNKRTPHS, from the coding sequence ATGGGCAATCATACCACAGTGAGCACATTCCTTCTGTGGGGGTTTTCCAGTTTCCCAGACCTGCAGGCTCTCCTCTTTGTGATGATTTTCTTCTCCCATGTGACCATCCTAGCCGCAAATGTGTCCGTAATGGTGGCCATCAGGCTCAGTCACAACCTTCACACCCCTATGTACTTTTTCCTCTGCGGCCTGTCCTTCTCAGAAACATGTACCACGATGGCAATCATACCCCGCATGTTAGTGGACTTGCTAGCAGACTGCAAGGCCATTTCTCTTCCTGAGTGTGCCACAcagatgtttttcttctttggcttAGCAGCCAATAACTGCTTCATCATGGCTGCCATGTCCTATGACCGTTATATTGCCATTCACAACCCGCTGCACTACCCCATCTTGATGACCCATAAGATCTGCTTTCAGCTCATCATGGCCTCTTGGATGGCTGGGTTCTTGGTTTCTCTGTGCATCGTCATCATTGTATTCaacttgtctttctgtgactcCAACATCATCCAGCACTTCTTCTGTGATATCTCACCTGTGGTCTGCCTTGCCTGTGATTACACCTCCCATCAAGAAATGGCTATTTTTGTGCTCTCTGCCTTTGTGTTGGTGGGCAGCTTTGTCTTCATTATGATGTCCTATGTCTTCATTGTGTCCACCGTTGTGAAGATGCCCTCTGCCAAGGGGAGGTATAAGGCCTTCTCTACTTGCTCCTCCCACCTCACTGTGGTGTGCATACACTATGGATTTGCTGGCTTTGTCTACTTGAGGCCCAAGGACAGGGACTCGTTCCGTGAGGACATGCTGATGGCTGTCACATATACAGTGCTGACCCCTCTGCTTAACCCGATTGTTTATAGtctcagaaacaaagaaatgcagACTGCCCTAAGGAAGGTTCTAGGCAGGACAGATAGGTTCATCCCTCAGATGGTGAATAAACGAACACCGCACAGTTAA
- the LOC121475966 gene encoding olfactory receptor 502 codes for MDSLVDGNHTAVTGFILLGITEDPVLRVILFMTILCIYLVTVSGNLSTIILIRFSSQLHHPMYFLLSHLALADLGYSSSVTPNMLINFLVERNMISYLGCAIQLGSVVFFGSSECFLLAAMAYDRFMAICSPLLYSTKMCTQVYVRLLTVTYLGGFLNACSFTISFSFLLFCGPNQVNHFFCDFAPLVKLSCSDSTIPAVVPSFTSGSIIVVTMCVIVISYICILITILKMSSTEGRHKAFSTCTSHLTVVTLFFGTITFIYVMPKSCYSTDQNKVVSLFYMVVVPMLNPIIYSLRNNEMKGALKRQMARFHYFL; via the exons ATGGATTCCCTGGTGGATGGGAACCACACTGCAGTGACAGGGTTCATTTTATTGGGCATAACTGAGGACCCTGTCCTTCGAGTCATCCTCTTCATGACCATCCTCTGCATCTACCTGGTGACCGTATCTGGCAACCTTAGCACGATCATTCTGATCAGGTTCTCCTCTCAGCTCCACCACCCCATGTATTTTTTGCTGAGCCACTTGGCCTTGGCTGACCTAGGCTATTCCTCTTCTGTCACACCCAACATGCTTATAAACTTCCTGGTGGAGAGAAATATGATCTCCTATCTTGGATGTGCTATCCAGCTGGGTTCAGTTGTTTTCTTTGGGTCAAGTGAGTGCTTCCTTCTGGCTGCAATGGCATATGATCGCTTCATGGCCATCTGCAGCCCACTGCTTTATTCAACCAAAATGTGCACACAGGTTTATGTTCGCCTACTCACAGTGACTTATCTAGGTGGTTTTCTCAATGCTTGCTCTTTcactatttccttctcttttttactcTTCTGTGGACCAAATCAAGTCAAtcattttttctgtgattttgctCCTTTAGTTAAACTCTCCTGCTCTGATAGTACGATCCCTGCGGTTGTCCCCTCATTTACATCTGGCTCCATCATTGTGGTCACGATGTGTGTCATAGTCATCTCCTATATCTGTATCCTCATCACCATCCTGAAGATGAGCTCCACTGAGGGACGCCACAAGGCCTTCTCCACCTGCACATCCCACCTCACAGTGGTGACTCTGTTCTTTGGGACCATTACATTCATTTATGTGATGCCCAAGTCCTGCTACTCGACTGACCAGAACAAGGTGGTGTCTCTGTTCTACATGGTGGTGGTCCCCATGTTGAACCCCATCATCTATAGCCTTAGGAACAATGAGATGAAGGGGGCTCTGAAGAG acaaatggcaagatttcattattttttatga